In the genome of Bosea sp. ANAM02, the window GACGTCGTGTTTGGCAAGGATGAGGTGCCTGGGCGGGGTCTGGCCGCCTCGTCTCATGTTCAAGCCGAGAACCCTTCGTGCCGGTCGAGCCCCGCTTCCCGTCTTGCGTTGCGCGCGCAGCTGTGGCGAGGGTCGAGTCCGCGCCGAATCATTCGGACGGACAGGGTCGCATCGCCATGGCAGCGCGCAGGACGCGAGCGTCGTTTTCGAGCCTGCGGGACTTCCTGGCGGCTTGCCTGCTCCTCGTCGCCATGGCCATCGCCGGTCCTGGCTTCGCCCAGACTGGGCCGGAGCCGGGCAGCCTGCGTGCCCGGCTGGACATTGTCCGTGCCGAACTCGCCCAGATCGAGACGACGCTGGCCGCGCCCGATCCCAGCGATGCCGAGCTGTTGCGCCAGCGCCTGCGGTTGCAACCTTCGCTCGACCAGCTTAGGGCGATCATCGAGGAGCAGGCGCCGCGGGTCGAACAGGCCAAGCTCCGGGTCGATCAGCTCGGCCCGAAGCCCGAGGCCAGCGCGCCGGCCGAGAGCGCCGAGATCGTGCGCGACCGCGAGGCGCGGGCCAAGGCCTTCGCCGATGCCGACGAGACGCTGAAGCTCGCCCGTGCCTCGCTGCTCCAGGCCGAGCAACTGCAGACCAATATCGGAGACAAGCGCCGGGATATCTTCGCCAGGGAGCTGTTCGCCGCCGGACCTTCCCTGTTGAATCCGGATGTCTGGTCCAATGCGGTCGCGACGGCCCCGGAGGACCTGCGCGCCTCCGGCTATATTTTCGGGGGGTGGCTGGCAGGCGTCGGCGATGCCTTTTCCGGCACGCGCGGCACCGTCGTCGCCGTCGCTCTCATGGGCGCGATCCTGCTTTATCTCGCGCGGGCGCGCTATCTGCCGCGCTTCAAGGCGCGCTTCGGCAATACGCAGGACGCCGGCAGCCTGCACTGTCTCTATATCGCGCTCGCGCATATCATCGCCGGCGCGGCGCCGCCGGTGCTGGCGAGCTGGCTGATCTACAAGGCGTTGAACACGACCGGCCTGCTGCCGCTGCGCATCCAGCCGGTGATCTGGGCCGTGGTCGCAGGTCTCGCCTTCTTCGCCTTCGTGCAGGCGCTGGCCGATGCGCTGTTCGCGCCGTCGAGCCCGCAGCGGCGCCTCGTCAAGGTGATGGACACGACGGCGCGCAGCGTCGTCTGGATCGCGAGTTCGCTCGCGGCGGTGATGTCCGTCGGCAAGGTGTTCGAGGCCTGGCTGCAGGCCATCGCCGCCGGCCTCGCCATCTCGATCATCGTCAAGGCGTTTTTCGCCATCCTGTTCGCGCTCGCCCTGATCGCGGGGCTCTACCAGATCCGCGACGACGACGAGGTCGAGCAGGAGGCCTGCCTCGGCCCCTATGTGCCCGTGGACGGCGCGAGCCTCGGGCCGGTGCGCATCCTCGGCTGGATCATCGGCTTCGCCATCATCACGGCGACGCTGAGTGGCTATGTCGTCTTCGCCGCCTTTCTGGCCGAACAGACGCTCTGGGTCGGCATCGTCGCCTGCCTGTTCCTGCTGGTCTTCCAGTTCATCGATCTCGGCATTCCCCGGCTGTTCGGCGGCAAGGGCCGCTTCGCGCTGACGCTGAAGGCCGGCATGGGCCTGCGTGCGGCCACCCTCGACAAGATCTCGGTGATCGGCGTCGGCGTGCTGAAGCTCCTGCTGATCGCGGTGACGGTGCTGCTGGTGCTGGCTCCCTGGGGGCTGGAATCGAGCGACTTCCTGGTCTCGCTTCGGGCCGCCTTCTTCGGCTTCCAGGTCGGCGGCGTCACGATCTCGCTCTCGACCATCGTCGTCGGCGCGATCGTTTTCGCAATGGGCATCGGCGCGACCCGCGCGATGCAGCGCTGGCTCGAAAACCAGTTCCTGCCGACGACGGCGCTCGATCCGGGCCTGCGCAACTCGATCACCACGGCGGCCGGCTATATCGGCTATATCGCCGCGGCGGCGATCACGGTCTCGGCGGTGGGCCTCAGCCTGGAGCGCCTGACGCTGGTGGCCTCGGCCCTCTCGGTCGGTATCGGCTTCGGCCTGCAATCGGTGGTGTCGAATTTCGTCTCGGGCCTGATCCTGCTCTGGGAGCGGCCGATCCGGGTCGGCGACCAAGTGCTGGTCGGCGACATCGAGGGCATCGTCAAGCGCATCAATGTCCGCTCGACGGAGATCGCGACCTTCGACCGGGCGACCGTCATCGTCCCGAACTCGAACCTGATCTCCGGCGTGGTGCGCAACCGTGTCCGCAACGACCGGACCGGGCGCGTGCTGATCGCGCTGACCGTGCCGCGCTCGCTCGATGCCGGCGAGGTACGGGCAATGCTGTCCGAGGTCGCCTCGAACCATGGCGACGTCATGCAGAAGCCGCCGCCGGCCGTGATGTTCAAGAAGCTCGGCACCACGACCATGGATTTCGAGCTGGTCTGCGTGGTCGCCGATGTCGAGATCACCGGCCGGGTCAACAGCGATTTGAACTTCGCGATCCACAAGCGCATGGCCGAGATGGAGCCGGCCGCGGCCGTGCCCGAGCTGATGGTGCGCGGTCTCGAGGGCGTCGAGCATTCGCTCGGCAGCATCGCCGAGGCGGTGGGACAGCGAGACGGCGCGCGCAGCCGCCCGAAGCGGGAGGCATCGAAGCCGGCTTCTGCCGGCACGGCCCGTCGGGCGCGCAAGCCGATTGCGGTGCAGGAGCCCGAGGAGGCGGAAGCGGAAGCTGGCAAGCCCGCTCCCCCTTCGGCGCCCGAGCCGGCCAAGGATGACAGCAAGGAATGATCGGATGCCCAGCATTTTCCGCCGCGTCGCGGCTTCGCGCGCGATGACCTGCCCGGCAGCGCTTGCCGGCGCGCTTGCCGTTCTCGGCGTTGCCGGCTGTGCCGAGCCGCCACGCCAAAGCCAGCCGGCCTTTTACCGCGATCTCGGCTCGGCCTCGGCGCAGGTCGATACCGAGCAGGCGCGGGCGATGATCTCGGCCTATCGCCTCAATGCCGGGCTCGGCACCCTCGTGCTCGACCCCGCGCTGGTCGAGGCTGCCCGGCGCGAAGCGGCCGCCATGGCCAGCTCAGACAAGCCGGCCCAGGCCGATGCGGTCAAGGCACGTCTCGCCCGCGAGGGGCAGCCGGGCGCCGAGGCCAATCTCTCGGCCGGCTATCGCCGCCTGGCCGAGGCCTTCTCGGGCTGGCGGGATTCGCCGCAGCACGACCGCGTCATGAAGGATGCGAAGGCGAAGCGGATGGGCATCGCCACGGCCTATGCG includes:
- a CDS encoding DUF3772 domain-containing protein, with the protein product MAARRTRASFSSLRDFLAACLLLVAMAIAGPGFAQTGPEPGSLRARLDIVRAELAQIETTLAAPDPSDAELLRQRLRLQPSLDQLRAIIEEQAPRVEQAKLRVDQLGPKPEASAPAESAEIVRDREARAKAFADADETLKLARASLLQAEQLQTNIGDKRRDIFARELFAAGPSLLNPDVWSNAVATAPEDLRASGYIFGGWLAGVGDAFSGTRGTVVAVALMGAILLYLARARYLPRFKARFGNTQDAGSLHCLYIALAHIIAGAAPPVLASWLIYKALNTTGLLPLRIQPVIWAVVAGLAFFAFVQALADALFAPSSPQRRLVKVMDTTARSVVWIASSLAAVMSVGKVFEAWLQAIAAGLAISIIVKAFFAILFALALIAGLYQIRDDDEVEQEACLGPYVPVDGASLGPVRILGWIIGFAIITATLSGYVVFAAFLAEQTLWVGIVACLFLLVFQFIDLGIPRLFGGKGRFALTLKAGMGLRAATLDKISVIGVGVLKLLLIAVTVLLVLAPWGLESSDFLVSLRAAFFGFQVGGVTISLSTIVVGAIVFAMGIGATRAMQRWLENQFLPTTALDPGLRNSITTAAGYIGYIAAAAITVSAVGLSLERLTLVASALSVGIGFGLQSVVSNFVSGLILLWERPIRVGDQVLVGDIEGIVKRINVRSTEIATFDRATVIVPNSNLISGVVRNRVRNDRTGRVLIALTVPRSLDAGEVRAMLSEVASNHGDVMQKPPPAVMFKKLGTTTMDFELVCVVADVEITGRVNSDLNFAIHKRMAEMEPAAAVPELMVRGLEGVEHSLGSIAEAVGQRDGARSRPKREASKPASAGTARRARKPIAVQEPEEAEAEAGKPAPPSAPEPAKDDSKE
- a CDS encoding CAP domain-containing protein, with the translated sequence MPSIFRRVAASRAMTCPAALAGALAVLGVAGCAEPPRQSQPAFYRDLGSASAQVDTEQARAMISAYRLNAGLGTLVLDPALVEAARREAAAMASSDKPAQADAVKARLAREGQPGAEANLSAGYRRLAEAFSGWRDSPQHDRVMKDAKAKRMGIATAYAPGSKYQVYWALIVAP